A genomic stretch from Bradyrhizobium sp. 195 includes:
- a CDS encoding relaxase/mobilization nuclease domain-containing protein has product MTEEKEFQPRPGRIRSSRSQRAKPFIAQALAAAQRAGGGLSRAGQLANHRHSRFGRGRVASARANRLLTGRSRLVTIKTRVVRHKARSAPLAAHLGYLRREGVTRDGEKARLFGPDTEHADPKAFAERCQDDRHHFRFIVSPEDAADMADLKGFARELVGQMEVDLGTKLDWVGVDHWNTQHPHVHVIVRGVAEDGQDLVISRVYIKEGMRARAQDLATQELGLRSDPDIRRSLERQVEAERWTQLDRQLVRDADRHGVIDLAPDLAQQPDQFHALKVGRLRRLESLGLAHQLGPGQWVMDEAAETTLRELDERGDIIKRIHRSLTERGIERGTASYVLSGESLDVPIIGRLVDRGLDDELKGTAYAVIDGVDGRTHHIRLPDLDASGDSAPGSIVELRKFNDARGQRRAALAVRSDLSIEAQITARGATWLDRQAVARDPVALGQAGFGDEVRDAMQRRAGQLIEQGLAERQAHGLVFAKNLIGTLRQRELANLGKQLAAETGRPFNPSAAGEYVAGTYRQRFALASGRFAMLDDGLGFQLVPWTPSLENQLGRHVSGVARTDGGIDWSFGRSRGLGL; this is encoded by the coding sequence ATGACTGAGGAGAAGGAATTTCAGCCTCGGCCAGGCCGCATCCGCTCTTCGCGGAGCCAGCGGGCCAAGCCCTTCATCGCCCAGGCGCTTGCGGCTGCTCAGCGTGCCGGCGGCGGTCTTTCGCGAGCCGGCCAGCTCGCCAACCATCGTCATTCGCGCTTCGGCCGCGGACGGGTCGCCAGCGCGCGCGCAAACCGTCTGCTCACCGGCCGCTCGCGTCTGGTGACGATCAAGACACGTGTTGTCAGGCATAAAGCGAGATCGGCGCCGCTCGCCGCGCATCTCGGCTATCTCCGGCGGGAGGGCGTGACCCGGGACGGGGAGAAGGCCCGGCTGTTCGGCCCGGACACGGAGCATGCCGATCCCAAGGCCTTTGCCGAGCGTTGTCAGGATGACCGCCACCATTTCCGCTTCATTGTCTCGCCGGAAGACGCAGCCGATATGGCCGACCTCAAAGGTTTCGCCCGCGAGCTGGTCGGCCAGATGGAAGTGGATCTCGGCACCAAGCTCGATTGGGTGGGTGTCGATCACTGGAACACCCAGCACCCCCACGTCCACGTCATCGTGCGCGGTGTCGCCGAAGATGGCCAGGACCTCGTCATCTCCCGCGTCTACATCAAGGAGGGGATGCGCGCCCGTGCCCAGGACCTGGCCACACAGGAACTCGGACTGCGCTCCGATCCGGACATCCGTCGCTCGCTCGAGCGCCAGGTCGAAGCCGAACGCTGGACACAGCTCGACCGCCAGCTTGTTCGCGATGCAGACCGGCATGGGGTCATCGACCTTGCACCCGATCTGGCGCAGCAGCCTGATCAGTTCCATGCCCTGAAGGTCGGCCGGCTGCGGCGCTTGGAGAGTCTCGGACTTGCGCATCAACTCGGGCCAGGCCAATGGGTCATGGACGAGGCCGCCGAGACGACCTTGCGCGAGCTCGACGAGCGCGGCGACATCATCAAGCGCATCCACCGCAGCCTGACCGAACGTGGCATCGAGCGCGGGACCGCGAGCTACGTGCTATCGGGCGAAAGCCTCGACGTGCCCATCATCGGACGCCTCGTCGATCGCGGTCTCGACGACGAACTCAAAGGGACCGCCTATGCCGTGATCGACGGCGTCGACGGACGCACCCACCACATCAGGCTGCCCGATCTCGACGCTTCCGGCGACAGCGCACCGGGCTCCATTGTGGAGCTACGCAAATTCAACGACGCGAGAGGGCAGCGTCGCGCGGCGCTCGCCGTCCGCTCCGATCTCTCGATCGAAGCGCAGATAACGGCGAGAGGCGCGACGTGGCTCGACCGGCAGGCGGTTGCGCGCGATCCGGTGGCATTGGGCCAGGCGGGCTTCGGCGACGAAGTCCGCGACGCCATGCAACGGCGGGCCGGGCAGCTCATCGAACAGGGTCTCGCCGAACGCCAGGCGCATGGACTGGTGTTTGCGAAGAACCTCATCGGCACACTGCGCCAGCGGGAGTTAGCGAATCTCGGCAAGCAGCTCGCTGCCGAGACCGGCCGGCCGTTCAACCCGTCGGCTGCCGGCGAATATGTCGCCGGCACCTATCGGCAGCGCTTCGCGCTCGCCTCCGGCCGCTTCGCCATGCTCGACGACGGTCTCGGCTTTCAGCTCGTGCCCTGGACGCCCTCACTCGAAAATCAGCTCGGCCGACATGTCTCCGGCGTGGCCCGCACCGACGGCGGCATCGATTGGAGTTTTGGACGCAGTCGGGGGCTCGGCCTGTGA
- a CDS encoding lytic transglycosylase domain-containing protein has protein sequence MQDPVAHAGYKAHQSSIALFVLSRHLIQLRRQSAVAHGESRGRPQAGAPYTRLSGASTMACSRYGGDLAGFAILLLAGVLVISEPTAAVAAQAAPIQRQQASDRYAALVAEAARRFSIPEAWIRAVMRIESGGDRHAVSPKGALGLMQLMPKTWADMRARYGLGRDPFDPHDNIFAGTAFLRELHERYGSPGFLAAYNAGPGRYEDYRDKHRPLPAETVAYVAAIVPFVDAESTPGPLLVAASSRSSWTRASLFSGRAESRPSAAPATPSRLPNDKPAAVPVHDLSAIAPQSEGLFVALSSTGRSQ, from the coding sequence ATGCAGGATCCCGTCGCGCATGCCGGCTACAAGGCGCATCAAAGCTCGATCGCTTTGTTCGTATTGTCTCGTCACCTTATCCAGTTGAGGCGTCAGTCGGCCGTCGCACACGGCGAAAGTCGAGGGCGGCCGCAGGCTGGCGCGCCGTACACTCGCTTGTCGGGCGCGAGCACGATGGCTTGCTCACGTTATGGCGGAGACCTGGCGGGTTTTGCCATTCTCCTGCTTGCTGGCGTGCTGGTGATTAGTGAGCCGACGGCGGCGGTGGCGGCGCAGGCAGCACCAATCCAGCGTCAACAGGCAAGCGATCGCTATGCCGCCTTGGTGGCGGAGGCCGCGCGGCGGTTTAGCATTCCGGAAGCGTGGATCCGCGCGGTCATGCGGATCGAGAGCGGCGGTGACCGGCACGCTGTGTCACCGAAAGGCGCGCTCGGCCTCATGCAGCTCATGCCCAAGACCTGGGCAGACATGCGCGCACGCTACGGTCTCGGACGCGATCCCTTCGATCCACATGACAACATTTTTGCGGGCACCGCCTTCCTTCGCGAGCTCCACGAGCGCTACGGCTCGCCGGGTTTCCTCGCCGCCTACAATGCAGGTCCCGGCCGCTACGAAGATTACCGCGACAAACATCGTCCGCTGCCCGCCGAGACCGTCGCCTATGTCGCAGCCATCGTCCCTTTTGTCGATGCGGAGAGCACGCCAGGACCTCTCCTCGTCGCGGCCTCTTCTCGTTCATCCTGGACCCGGGCGTCGCTCTTTTCCGGCCGCGCTGAGAGTCGGCCTTCTGCCGCGCCAGCGACACCCAGTCGACTGCCGAACGACAAGCCGGCTGCGGTTCCTGTGCACGATCTCTCGGCCATTGCGCCGCAGTCGGAAGGCCTGTTTGTCGCGCTCTCGTCAACGGGACGATCGCAATGA
- a CDS encoding TrbC/VirB2 family type IV secretion system protein, which translates to MTQLPAAIRRVRRRFTELAAIAVISIVVAPAAHASGSSMPWETPLNQILESVQGPVAKIMSVIIITVTGLTLAFGDTSGGFRRLIQIVFGLSIAFAASSFFLTFFSFSGGALV; encoded by the coding sequence ATGACCCAATTGCCTGCCGCGATCCGTCGCGTTCGCCGCCGCTTCACGGAGCTTGCGGCGATTGCCGTCATCTCCATCGTTGTCGCGCCCGCGGCCCACGCCTCCGGCTCCTCGATGCCGTGGGAGACGCCGCTCAACCAGATCCTGGAGTCAGTGCAAGGTCCGGTCGCCAAGATCATGTCGGTCATCATCATTACCGTGACCGGTTTGACGCTCGCGTTCGGCGATACTTCCGGCGGCTTCCGCCGGCTGATCCAGATCGTCTTCGGACTGTCGATCGCCTTCGCCGCGTCGAGCTTTTTCCTGACCTTCTTCAGCTTCTCCGGCGGAGCGTTGGTCTGA
- a CDS encoding IS110 family RNA-guided transposase, whose amino-acid sequence MEFFCGLDVGMDETAICVVDATGKVMLETAVVTDPDAIKVALTPYLGRLRRLGHEAGSLSPWLHPELLRLGLPAVCLETLHVRAALKAQRNKTDRADALGIAHIMRTGWFRRAHIKSEACYRLRLLLTHRRNLKRKFVDLENAIRHSLKVFGIRLNRVGRGGFAQVVREAVAHDALVSELIDAMLNARAALWKEYCRLHDLVVRLVAGHELCRRFMQIPGVGPIAALSFMTAVDDPSRFRRSRDVAAYFGLTSRRWQSGSSIDVKGRISKAGDGDVRRALYEAASALLTRYKKKDKVKAWGLALAKRSSHRKATVAVARKLAVIMHAMWTSGTFYCGDPDASAAEMHAETTAKQRKLLGPYA is encoded by the coding sequence ATGGAATTCTTCTGTGGTTTGGACGTCGGCATGGACGAGACGGCGATCTGCGTGGTGGACGCGACCGGCAAGGTGATGCTGGAGACGGCGGTGGTGACCGATCCGGACGCGATCAAGGTGGCGCTGACGCCCTATCTTGGCCGCTTGCGACGCCTTGGTCATGAGGCGGGATCGCTGTCGCCCTGGCTGCATCCGGAGCTGCTCAGGCTGGGCCTGCCGGCGGTCTGCCTGGAGACTTTGCATGTTCGCGCGGCGCTGAAGGCGCAGCGCAACAAGACCGACCGGGCAGATGCGCTCGGGATTGCCCACATCATGCGCACCGGCTGGTTCCGCAGGGCGCATATCAAGAGCGAGGCCTGCTACCGGCTGCGGCTGTTGTTGACGCACCGGCGCAATCTGAAGCGCAAGTTTGTGGACCTCGAGAATGCGATCCGGCACTCGCTGAAAGTGTTTGGCATCCGGCTGAACCGGGTCGGGCGCGGCGGCTTTGCGCAAGTCGTGCGCGAGGCGGTGGCCCACGATGCGCTTGTCAGCGAGCTGATCGACGCCATGCTGAATGCGCGCGCGGCGCTGTGGAAGGAGTACTGCCGGCTGCACGACCTGGTGGTTCGCCTGGTCGCCGGCCATGAGCTGTGCCGGCGCTTCATGCAGATTCCTGGCGTCGGCCCGATCGCGGCGCTGAGCTTTATGACCGCGGTCGACGATCCCTCGCGCTTCAGGCGCTCGCGCGACGTGGCGGCCTATTTTGGCCTGACCTCGCGGCGCTGGCAGTCCGGCTCGTCGATCGACGTCAAGGGCCGGATCAGCAAGGCGGGCGACGGTGACGTGCGGCGGGCGCTGTACGAGGCGGCCAGCGCTTTGCTGACTCGCTACAAGAAAAAAGACAAGGTCAAGGCGTGGGGGCTGGCGCTGGCCAAGCGCTCCTCGCACCGCAAGGCGACGGTGGCGGTAGCGCGCAAGCTCGCTGTGATCATGCATGCGATGTGGACCAGCGGCACGTTCTACTGCGGCGATCCGGACGCCTCGGCGGCGGAGATGCATGCCGAAACAACAGCTAAGCAGCGCAAATTGCTCGGGCCCTACGCATGA
- a CDS encoding conjugal transfer protein TraG, giving the protein MSATKILWGQVITVLAIVLLTIWTATEWTAWRLGFQPQLGQPWFELLHFPFYLPPAFFCWWYAYDAYAPSIFIEGGYIAASGGIIAAAVAIGMSVWRAREANNAETYGSARWAEAKEIEQAGLLGADGVVLGRFERAYLRHDGPEHVLCFAPTRSGKGVGLVIPSLLTWPGSAIVHDIKGENWQLTAGFRARHGRVLLFDPTNANSSAYNPLLEVRRGEWEVRDVQNIADILVDPEGSLEKRNHWEKTSHALLVGAILHVLYAEKDKTLAGVAAFLSDPKRPIESTLAAMMRTPHLGEAGVHPVVASAARELLNKSGNERSGVLSTAMSFLGLYRDPVVAEVTRRCDWRITDIVSGDRPTTLYLVVPPSDINRTKPLIRLILNQIGRRLTEDLQAKAGRRRLLLMLDEFPALGRLDFFESALAFMAGYGIKSFLIAQSLNQIEKAYGPNNSILDNCHVRVSFATNDERTAKRVSDALGTATEMKAMKNYAGSRLAPWLGHLMVSRSETARPLLTPGEMMQLPPSDEIVMMSGLHPIRAKKARYYEDGRFQERITAPPTLTKSNDGRPDDWSSRPLPPHPTPLASLTDGQTDDEDPKSADRRRHPELDRDIVEKKEPLDNEFASDLADELDEDVPRIRRMNDMMQGVARQASLDPGDELGL; this is encoded by the coding sequence ATGTCCGCGACCAAAATTCTCTGGGGCCAGGTCATCACAGTCCTCGCGATCGTTCTGCTGACTATCTGGACCGCGACGGAATGGACGGCTTGGCGGCTCGGCTTCCAGCCGCAGCTCGGGCAGCCCTGGTTCGAGCTGCTCCATTTTCCGTTCTATCTCCCGCCCGCCTTTTTCTGCTGGTGGTATGCCTACGATGCCTATGCACCCTCAATCTTCATCGAGGGTGGCTACATCGCCGCATCCGGCGGCATCATCGCCGCAGCCGTTGCGATCGGGATGTCGGTTTGGCGCGCCCGTGAAGCAAACAATGCTGAGACCTATGGCTCCGCGCGCTGGGCCGAGGCAAAGGAGATCGAGCAGGCTGGCCTGCTTGGGGCCGACGGCGTGGTGCTCGGCCGGTTCGAGCGCGCCTATCTTCGCCATGATGGACCGGAGCATGTGCTGTGTTTCGCTCCCACGAGATCCGGCAAGGGCGTGGGCCTTGTCATCCCTTCGCTCCTGACTTGGCCGGGCTCCGCAATCGTCCATGACATCAAGGGCGAGAACTGGCAGCTCACCGCCGGGTTCCGCGCGCGGCATGGCCGCGTGCTTCTGTTCGATCCGACGAACGCGAACTCGTCGGCCTATAACCCCTTGCTGGAAGTCCGGCGCGGGGAGTGGGAGGTGCGCGACGTCCAGAACATCGCCGACATCCTGGTCGACCCCGAGGGCAGCCTCGAGAAGCGAAACCACTGGGAGAAGACCAGTCATGCGCTGCTGGTCGGCGCGATTCTCCACGTCCTCTACGCCGAGAAGGACAAGACGCTCGCCGGCGTCGCCGCCTTCCTGTCCGATCCCAAGCGGCCGATAGAATCGACGCTTGCCGCGATGATGCGGACGCCGCATCTGGGCGAAGCCGGCGTCCATCCCGTCGTCGCCTCCGCCGCGCGCGAGCTCTTGAACAAGTCCGGCAACGAACGCTCCGGCGTCCTGAGCACCGCGATGTCGTTCCTGGGCCTCTACCGGGATCCCGTGGTGGCAGAGGTAACTCGGCGCTGCGACTGGCGGATTACTGATATCGTTAGCGGGGACCGGCCCACCACGCTCTATCTCGTGGTGCCGCCATCGGACATCAATCGCACCAAGCCGCTGATCCGTCTGATCCTCAATCAGATCGGCCGGCGCTTGACCGAGGATCTCCAAGCCAAGGCCGGCCGGCGCCGGCTCCTGCTAATGCTCGACGAATTCCCGGCGCTCGGCCGGCTCGACTTTTTCGAGTCCGCGCTGGCCTTCATGGCGGGTTACGGCATCAAGAGCTTTCTGATCGCCCAGTCGCTGAACCAGATCGAGAAAGCCTATGGGCCCAACAACTCCATCCTCGACAATTGTCACGTCCGGGTCAGCTTCGCGACCAACGACGAGCGGACCGCGAAACGGGTGAGCGATGCACTCGGAACCGCAACCGAGATGAAGGCGATGAAGAACTATGCCGGCAGCCGGCTGGCACCTTGGCTCGGTCACCTGATGGTGTCCCGGTCCGAGACCGCTCGCCCGCTGTTGACGCCCGGCGAGATGATGCAGCTCCCGCCATCAGATGAGATCGTCATGATGTCGGGTCTCCATCCGATTCGAGCAAAGAAGGCGCGCTACTACGAGGACGGACGCTTCCAGGAGCGCATCACGGCGCCGCCGACCCTGACTAAATCCAACGACGGCCGGCCGGACGACTGGAGTTCACGGCCGCTGCCGCCGCACCCAACTCCATTGGCGTCGTTGACCGACGGCCAGACGGATGACGAAGATCCAAAGTCCGCGGATCGGCGGCGGCATCCGGAACTGGATCGAGACATCGTGGAAAAGAAGGAACCGCTCGACAATGAGTTTGCATCTGACCTCGCCGATGAACTCGATGAAGATGTCCCGCGGATCAGGCGTATGAACGACATGATGCAGGGCGTGGCGCGCCAAGCCTCGCTCGATCCTGGCGATGAGCTTGGATTGTGA
- a CDS encoding S26 family signal peptidase, whose protein sequence is MTRFGYVVLTYIASLAAGGLVFVQPAPRLIWNATASTPTGLYALHPIGELHALELVVVRLPEPIANFLADGGFLPKGVPLLKHVMALPGQTVCRSGDAITVDNIDVGAAHDRDHLGRLLPRWSGCTTLQPGQVFLMNPTVPDSLDGRYFGSLPASSIVARAVPLWTDEAGDGRFVWGAATH, encoded by the coding sequence ATGACCCGCTTTGGCTACGTCGTTCTGACATACATCGCGTCGCTCGCCGCCGGGGGGCTGGTGTTCGTTCAGCCTGCTCCGCGGCTGATCTGGAATGCCACCGCGAGCACGCCGACGGGACTCTATGCGCTACATCCCATCGGTGAGCTGCACGCGCTGGAACTGGTCGTGGTGCGGCTCCCAGAGCCGATTGCCAATTTCCTCGCCGATGGTGGCTTCCTGCCAAAGGGCGTGCCCCTGCTGAAGCATGTGATGGCGCTGCCAGGACAGACCGTGTGCCGGTCCGGCGATGCGATCACCGTCGATAATATCGATGTCGGCGCCGCGCACGATCGCGACCATCTCGGCCGTCTGTTACCGCGGTGGAGCGGATGCACGACCCTTCAGCCGGGTCAGGTCTTCCTCATGAACCCCACCGTTCCGGACAGCCTGGACGGACGCTACTTCGGCTCACTGCCTGCAAGCTCGATCGTCGCGCGCGCGGTCCCGCTTTGGACGGATGAAGCCGGCGACGGCCGTTTCGTTTGGGGCGCCGCCACTCATTGA
- a CDS encoding DUF736 domain-containing protein: MAQIGQFTRDKSGFTGRIETLFFERILTLVPAESSDAENAPDYRVRLGDGDGPEIGAGWKRTGEKAGEYVSLVIDDPTLPRPIRANLFQSGDDKSAWTLNWNRQAQRAERD; encoded by the coding sequence ATGGCGCAAATCGGTCAGTTCACCCGCGACAAGTCCGGCTTCACCGGGCGCATTGAAACGCTATTCTTCGAGCGAATTCTCACCCTCGTTCCGGCCGAATCCTCGGATGCCGAGAACGCGCCGGACTACCGCGTTCGCCTCGGCGACGGCGACGGCCCAGAGATTGGCGCGGGCTGGAAGCGTACCGGTGAGAAGGCCGGCGAGTACGTTTCGCTTGTCATCGACGATCCCACGCTGCCGCGACCGATCCGCGCCAATCTCTTCCAGTCGGGCGACGACAAATCGGCCTGGACTCTGAACTGGAATCGTCAGGCCCAGCGCGCGGAGAGGGACTGA
- the trbB gene encoding P-type conjugative transfer ATPase TrbB, whose translation MADTSLHSEAFSRGARMLRTALGPAIATFLEDPSIVEVMLNPDGRLWIDRLSGGLEDSGRTMSAADGERIVRLVAHHVGAEVHGEKPRVSAELPETGERFEGLLPPVVAAPAFAIRKPAVAVFTLDDYAAAGIMTAGQAGVLREAVAARKNILVAGGTSTGKTTLTNALLAEIAGTTDRVVLIEDTRELQCRAPNLVALRTKDGVASLSDLVRSSLRLRPDRIPIGEVRGSEALELLKAWGTGHPGGIGTIHAGSALGALRRLEQLIQEAVLTVPKALIAETIDLVAVLRGRGSERRLAELALIAGLDPATGDYRVQSAEAGGQSSLTGDRS comes from the coding sequence ATGGCGGACACTTCACTCCATTCGGAAGCGTTCTCGCGTGGCGCGCGCATGTTGCGCACCGCGCTCGGCCCCGCGATCGCCACTTTCCTCGAAGACCCCTCGATCGTCGAGGTGATGCTCAACCCTGATGGCCGGCTCTGGATCGACCGGCTGTCCGGCGGCCTGGAGGATAGCGGACGAACGATGTCCGCCGCCGATGGCGAGCGGATCGTGCGTCTGGTCGCGCACCATGTTGGCGCCGAGGTGCATGGCGAGAAGCCGCGCGTCTCGGCCGAGCTTCCCGAGACGGGGGAGAGGTTCGAGGGGCTCCTTCCGCCCGTCGTTGCGGCGCCGGCCTTTGCGATCCGCAAGCCCGCCGTTGCTGTTTTTACCCTCGACGACTACGCCGCGGCCGGCATCATGACGGCAGGGCAGGCGGGCGTGCTCCGCGAAGCCGTCGCCGCCCGCAAGAACATCCTGGTCGCCGGTGGCACCTCGACCGGCAAGACCACCCTGACAAACGCACTGCTGGCCGAGATCGCGGGCACCACCGATCGCGTGGTCTTGATCGAGGATACGCGTGAGCTGCAATGCCGCGCTCCGAATCTGGTCGCGCTGCGCACCAAGGACGGCGTCGCATCCCTGTCCGATCTGGTTCGGTCCTCCTTACGTCTACGCCCCGACCGGATTCCGATCGGCGAGGTACGCGGCAGCGAAGCCTTGGAGCTCCTCAAAGCCTGGGGCACGGGCCACCCCGGCGGGATCGGAACGATTCACGCAGGCTCCGCGCTGGGCGCGCTTCGTCGTCTAGAACAGCTCATCCAGGAGGCCGTCCTCACCGTTCCCAAGGCGCTGATTGCCGAGACGATCGATCTCGTCGCGGTGCTGCGCGGCCGCGGCAGCGAACGCCGCCTTGCCGAACTCGCTCTCATTGCCGGCCTCGATCCCGCCACCGGCGATTACCGCGTCCAGTCCGCCGAGGCGGGCGGCCAATCCTCGCTTACCGGAGACCGATCATGA
- a CDS encoding CopG family transcriptional regulator codes for MTAAKKKAQMSVYLEPDVMKALSAYAARREQSLSLIAEAAIASFLSPDADERREAATAKRLDQIDRRIARLERDVGISVETIALFIRFWLTTTPPLPEPAAKAARAQAGARYDNFVAALGRRLNQGPKLRQEIPEDAQQTGSFQGD; via the coding sequence ATGACCGCAGCGAAGAAGAAGGCCCAGATGTCGGTCTATCTCGAACCTGATGTCATGAAGGCGCTGTCGGCCTATGCCGCCCGGCGCGAGCAGTCGCTGTCGCTGATCGCCGAAGCCGCCATTGCGTCCTTTCTGTCGCCGGATGCCGATGAGCGGCGTGAGGCCGCTACTGCCAAGAGACTCGACCAGATCGACCGCCGGATCGCTCGCCTTGAGCGGGATGTTGGAATTTCAGTCGAGACCATCGCTCTCTTCATCCGCTTCTGGCTCACGACGACACCGCCACTTCCCGAACCGGCCGCCAAGGCAGCGAGGGCACAGGCCGGAGCGCGCTATGATAACTTTGTCGCCGCTCTGGGCCGCCGACTCAATCAGGGACCAAAGCTGCGGCAGGAAATCCCGGAGGATGCTCAGCAGACTGGCTCGTTTCAAGGCGACTAG
- a CDS encoding GNAT family N-acetyltransferase: MGHRTPAFYEELIAKGRMTVCLRGRIVVGFVDAEPGEVTRLFILPEAAGAGLGRQLLEIGIEQARLGHNGPVRLEATINAEGFYQKHGFKSIGRGYFSHGLGGEPVEIVHMEL, from the coding sequence ATGGGCCACCGTACGCCGGCATTTTACGAAGAGCTCATCGCCAAGGGGCGAATGACCGTGTGTCTCCGCGGCCGTATCGTGGTCGGATTTGTCGATGCGGAACCCGGCGAAGTAACACGCCTATTTATCTTGCCAGAAGCCGCTGGCGCCGGACTGGGTCGGCAACTGCTCGAGATCGGGATTGAACAGGCACGGTTAGGCCATAACGGTCCAGTGAGGCTCGAAGCGACGATCAATGCCGAAGGCTTCTACCAAAAGCATGGCTTTAAAAGCATAGGTAGGGGCTATTTCTCTCACGGTCTCGGCGGCGAGCCTGTCGAAATCGTGCATATGGAATTGTGA
- a CDS encoding MFS transporter: MKDSERPLFIAFSSASFFIVGVGIVLPAWVAFHVGGSGLVGLVLLSTSVAGLLLAPVAGHLADRHDRAQVTVAGQTIRALGLALLAPVGFLTESLSPVLLIASGVLGAFGFALLSGSLSGILQAIVPEAQRMGFALRLSLFNQLGIAIGTGATGLAIDRLGSLTTALMFAAAALACLPLLKPITAQARDVRSSRRLSLLSASRQALSYLLASPQALAAAVTVGLAFAVIQITNLLLPGFVIRSLDGDSGLFGLLEMAARDHWNGRIGGSGLSVHSETSARSHTRNPGYCWRIPVLVFPRAESGHRYCSLLCGRHALERVASSGQRPPFDRCGCRHDWPCASVHSPAYRWLRACDISHPDNCARSLGGNTLHGMWRGHCGLRRRAIPLDRRSGTIAEILIFVASFVALNFNRGRKHHLHSWYFATDVCEIFANKFGLEAVSYLTDRP; the protein is encoded by the coding sequence GTGAAAGATTCGGAAAGACCTCTGTTTATAGCGTTTTCGTCGGCTTCTTTCTTCATCGTTGGTGTCGGCATTGTTCTGCCAGCCTGGGTAGCTTTCCACGTGGGTGGTTCTGGACTGGTTGGACTGGTGTTACTTTCAACCAGCGTCGCCGGCTTACTGCTCGCGCCGGTTGCCGGCCACCTGGCCGATCGTCATGATCGGGCACAGGTCACGGTGGCGGGGCAGACGATCCGCGCCTTGGGGCTGGCCCTTCTCGCTCCCGTTGGATTTCTCACAGAATCTTTGTCGCCCGTCCTTCTCATCGCTTCCGGCGTATTGGGAGCCTTTGGCTTCGCGCTGCTGTCGGGATCACTGAGCGGCATTTTGCAGGCAATCGTCCCCGAAGCACAGCGCATGGGGTTCGCCCTTCGACTTTCCCTTTTCAATCAGTTGGGCATAGCGATCGGGACGGGTGCTACCGGGCTTGCCATTGACAGGCTTGGCAGTCTCACGACCGCACTGATGTTTGCGGCGGCAGCTCTAGCATGTCTTCCTTTGCTGAAGCCGATCACAGCGCAGGCCCGCGACGTCCGATCGTCTCGACGGCTTAGTCTACTTTCTGCTTCACGGCAGGCTCTCAGCTATTTGCTCGCCAGTCCTCAAGCACTCGCCGCAGCGGTGACGGTCGGACTGGCATTTGCCGTGATCCAGATAACCAACCTTCTCTTACCGGGTTTTGTGATTCGATCGCTCGACGGTGATAGTGGCCTTTTTGGGTTGCTCGAAATGGCTGCCCGCGATCACTGGAATGGTCGCATTGGCGGTAGTGGGCTTTCCGTCCATAGCGAAACGTCTGCAAGGTCTCACACCCGCAATCCTGGCTATTGCTGGCGTATCCCTGTTCTTGTTTTCCCTCGCGCCGAATCGGGCCATCGCTATTGTTCTCTACTGTGTGGCCGGCATGCTCTGGAACGTGTCGCGAGCAGCGGCCAACGGCCACCTTTTGACCGTTGTGGATGCCGGCATGATTGGCCGTGTGCAAGCGTTCACAGCCCTGCTTACAGGTGGCTTCGGGCTTGCGATATATCTCATCCCGACAATTGCGCCAGGAGCCTCGGAGGCAACACTCTACATGGCATGTGGCGCGGCCATTGTGGCCTGCGTCGGCGGGCTATCCCTTTGGACCGCAGGTCAGGAACGATCGCGGAAATCTTGATCTTCGTGGCCAGTTTCGTTGCGTTGAACTTCAACAGAGGTCGCAAACATCACTTGCACAGTTGGTATTTCGCGACCGACGTTTGCGAGATCTTCGCCAACAAATTCGGGCTCGAAGCGGTTAGCTACCTGACTGATAGGCCGTAG
- a CDS encoding VirB3 family type IV secretion system protein, translating into MAGIVDPEVPGFFAPVHRALTDPILMGGAPRTVAIANGTLAAAIALGLHLWIPGALIWAVGHAAAVWAAKRDPQFVDVVRRHLRYPSYLGE; encoded by the coding sequence ATGGCCGGCATCGTCGATCCGGAAGTTCCGGGCTTCTTCGCGCCGGTCCATCGCGCGCTCACCGATCCGATCCTTATGGGCGGCGCGCCCCGCACGGTTGCGATCGCCAACGGCACGTTGGCGGCCGCCATCGCGCTCGGCCTCCACCTCTGGATCCCCGGAGCGCTGATTTGGGCGGTGGGCCATGCGGCGGCGGTCTGGGCGGCCAAGCGCGACCCGCAGTTCGTGGACGTCGTTCGACGTCACCTCCGCTATCCATCCTATCTCGGCGAGTGA